From Pelagibacterium flavum:
ATATCGGGCGGAATCCTGGTGTCGGCTCGTGCCTCGATCATGGCTACGCCTGCGAGCCCCGGTGCAACACCCATGCGGAACATCTCGCGGCTGGAATGGGACGCCGCGAACCAACCTTCGGGCATCTGGAGATCAGGTGGCGACTTTGACGTCTCGCGAGCCGCGAGCACGTTCCAGTCGGCACACCCCAACTGCCGTGCCACGAGTTCGAGGCACTGGCCATGCGAAAGCTCGTGCTCGTATTTGGCCAGGGCGCTGCGAAGCGATTTAGCCATAGTCTTTGGTGCTGGGAAATCCAACATGATTTGATCCTTGCTGGGGCAAGATCATTTGTCAGCGCTCGCGTTACCGACAGCCTGCCCGTTAAGGTCAAACCACGGGTTGTGTCACGTGCATTCACCTGCCCTTTCGGCTGCGAGCGGCGGGCTGCACGAGCCCTGCAAAATCCGGCACCACTGGCGCACTGCTGTCAACGAGTTGTGCTGGCGCGCGGTTTTCTGAAGGCAGGCCGCACCTTGACGCGTCGGATACAGGCGTCCTGCTCGGGGAAAGCCTCCAGCGGCGCCGTTTGCGCTAAGCAATTGGGTAAGTTCGCTGGAATAGTCCGCATAGGTCAAGGATCGCCGCGGGCGACGGTGCGGTGACAAACGAGAGATTTGACGCGTTGACTGCTGCCATGCCGATCTGGACGCTGCCGATGCCGAGATCGATGAACGTCTCGCCCAGACCGGCGCGCCGGTCTGGGCTATGGCCGAGCCCGTTTGATTGTCAGCTCGTAAGAACGATGCGGATCAGGTCAGCGGTATTGCGGGCACCCAGCTTTTCCATGACCCGGGCCCGGTGCACTTCAATTGTACGAGGGGAAATCCCCAACTCGCGACCGGCTTCCTTGTTGGACTGCCCGTTGGTGACCAGTTGCAGGACTTCGCGTTCACGGGGAGTCAGTTGTGAAAAGCCTCTGATCTCGACTTCGCGATGGCCATCGTGGGAGGGTTTTACGTGAACATCGCGCCGCAACGTGTCCCGTACAGCGCGCACGAACCGCTCGGAATCCACCGGTTTGACAAATACATCGCTGGCCCCTGAGCGCATGGCCTCGACCGTTCCATCGACAAGCGGGCGATCCGCCAGCATGAAAACGGGAATGCCCGAACGCATATCCTTGATACGGCGCAGGGCGGGAAGCATGTCTTCACCCTCCAGATCGAAGTTGAGGATCACGACATCTGGCCGCCGCTGTCCAAAACGGGCGATGAAATCGTCACTGTTGCGTGAAATGGCCGTCTGAAAGCCCTCAAGTCGAAACAATACGTCGAGCCCGTCACATGTAGGCTCATCGCTGTCGACGATGTGGACCAACCGGTCCCGATTGAGAAATGGCCGATAAGAAATTTCCGAATTCATTGCTTTCTCCAGTTCTTTCGGGATGCGTCGTGCGAAACGGGCACGGCGAGCCCCCTCTCCGATTGAGTGTCAAAAGGCAAATCCCACCAGCCGAAGCCGGTGCCACGCTCTTAAATCCGCCGCCTGAATTCCAGCATGCAGCATCCATCTGCTTCCGGGCTTCAGCCCGAAACAGTGGCACGTCGCTGACAATGCCTTGTACTCAGATCGGCTCGGCGATTGCTAAGATGAATCGCGCACGAAGTTTGCTATAGGGAGCGATTTCTGCCGTTCGGACTCTTCCCTATCACTGACTACGTATGAATAGGACTATAATCCCAATTATATACTTGAGAAAGCAAGCCGGATGAGTGATAGTGATTCGCGACAGGCCAGCGCTTTAAATAAGACTGAGATCACGCCCGAGATGGTCGAGGCGGGGATCAGAATTTATCTGAAATGGCAAGAAGGCGAAAATTACCAGATTGCTGATCTTGTAAGAGATCTTTATCGGGAATTACAAAACCAGCGCTGCTCACTTTCCCGCCCATGAAATTGATGGCGACTAAAAGCGCGCCGTTTAGGTGGGCGATGTCGTGCCAAAGTTTTTCGAGGATGTCTGGGGTGACTGGAAGAGACTTTGATTTCCCTTTTACCTCGCCGTGCGCTGTGTAACTTGCTCCTTGCGCCCCTGCTTCATCATCCTCGCCGTCGCCGCCTAATTCGTAGTAGCCGTGGGCGACCAGGTTGCGCCTCCAGTGGAGGTCTGCGGCGTTACCGCAAATCTGGTCGAAGGTTTGCGTCAAATCCGGAAAGAGGGCCGCGGTATATTCGCGCATCAAATCACGGAACAGTTCCTTTCTCTTTTTGAAGGCGAGCCGTTTCCACCCCTGTGGTGGTGACTTGTAAAGTCTCTCTGATATCGCTTCGATCATCACGTCCATGCGGACCTCAAAAGCGCCCCAGTAGACGACGATCTGCCCAATGAGCATAGCAACGTCATCCTTAAGTGGAATCAGAAAAGTGTGCGCATCCGGCTTGAGATGCGTTAGCTTAAAGGAGCCTTCGATTTTGATGGTGGTTTGATCTGGCATGAAAGAGTCCCAAAATGATGAGCAGCGGTTCCAAGAGACGCTAAAGCGCATGCTCAAGACGCCGCCGAAGCCGCATAAACCGAAAGAAGATGGCCCGGCTCGTAAGCCGGACCAAAAGGAGGAAAAGCCAGAATGAGGCTTTGGATTATCGACGTCCTAGCCCGAGTGCTCGGGGTGCCGTTACGGGCGGACGGTGTGCCGCTGGGAGCGACGGAGCATCTACCCAAGCGTTTTGGATTAGATAGCTCGGAACAAGTAAGTTCCGCATCATCGCATCTGTGGCCTCAATCACCAAAATCCGGTCATTCGCGGACAATTTCTGGTTGAGGTAGGCGTACAGTTGCTGCTCCGTGAGCCCAGTGCGAATGAACCACACCGTCTCTAGAACACGATGGACTGTCGCTCCGAACAGCGCACGGATATGGCGATCCATTTCCGCGTGCGTCGGAGATTTTCCGTTTAGGTCGTAAGAAAAAAAGTACTTACCCATTTAGGGCATCCTTTATGTGATGCCGCACTGAGGGCTTGAACGATTCGCGGAAATCTGCATTATCGGTTTTGTCATATCAGACATTGGTTCGCCCTTCAGGTACAGCGATTGAAGTTAGACTGGTCCCGCGCTGGAACGCGGTCAGCCATTGAGTATAAGGATTCGATTCTCTCGATCCTGTCTACCGATGTTCATAAGTTGTTCACGGCGAATCCGCCCCCGAAGCTATGGCTTGCGGGGGCTTTTCTTTGCGCGGCGCTTTCTCTTGAGTTTGACCGCGCGCTGCTTAGGCGTTAGCGGCTTCACCAATCCGCCGATAGGTCAAGCGCTTGCCACGAATAGCTGCCAACAGCATATCGTGGCGCTCCTGATCGCTGATCTTGAGGGCGGTGCGGCGGTTATAGCGGAAATCGAATTCCGCAAGGTAGCGGTGCAGGTGCTTTTCGGCGCAGTGCTGATAAACGCCAGTCATACCGCGCTTGAACACCGAGAACACGTTCTCAATGGTGTTGGTGTGGACGATGCCACGGGCGTATTCCTTGGCGCTGTGGTTTACCGTTTCATGGCCAGCATATTCCTTGCCGGTTTCTGTGTAGAAGCGGCTTTCGTCGGTGTAGAGCGTTGAGGTGCGCGGGGCATTGGTGAACAGGATTTCGCGCAGCCCTTCCTTGGTGGCGCTAGGCACATGGAAGGAACGGACGCGACCGCCGCGCTCGACAAGGGCAAAGACGGTCTGCTTTTTCGTGCCGAGCTTCTTGGACTTGTAGGGCTTGCCTTCGCGGTAGGCTGGCATGGCCTGATCTTCACGCTTGCCGATGTAGGTTTCGTCGGCCTCGATGGTCTTGCCTTCGCCGCCGATGGGGCCGGATGACGAAACGTCCTCTTTCATGGCTTCGCGAATACGGTGAGCCATGAACCATGCCGTTTTGTAGGTCACGCCAAGCATGCGGTGCAACTGGTGCGCGCTCATGCCTTTCTTGCTGGACGCAACAAGGAAAGTCGCCAGCAGCCATTTATTCAAGGCGATCTTGGAGCGCTCAAACACGGTGCCAACGGTCACGGAGAACTGCTTGCGGCACTCCATGCAATTGTAGAGGCCGGGGCGATGCGCCTTGCCCTTCATGGTAGTGATGCGTTCGCCATCGACATTGCCGCAATGGGGGCAAACCGGGCCATTCGGCCACTGCATTGCCTCAAGGTGTTCGCGGGCTGCGTTTGCGTCCTGAAAGATCGGATTGTCGAGGTTCATAGCGGTAACTCCTTGTCACCTTTATGAATCTTGGGTCGTGCTTTGTCAAGTATATAATTAGGACTATAATCTTATTTTCGTTCAGGCAATAGGATAAAATACGTAGTTTGGGCGCATTTCATCAGCCCGAGTTAGAAAAAGGCCCGCTCCTATAAGCGGGCCTTTTGTCGGTATTTGCTGTTGTGTCGCGGTTGAGCGGCTAGCCCTTGGCTTTGAGAATATCGCGAATCTCGCCGAGAAGGACCACTTCGCGGGGTGGCGCTGCCGGCTCTTCAGGCTTTTTCTCCTCCTCACGCCGCAGCATGTTGATCCCCTTGACCATCATGAACAGAGCGAGTGCGACGATGACGAATTTCACCAGCGCATTGATAAACAGCCCGATGTTGA
This genomic window contains:
- a CDS encoding IS1595 family transposase, whose amino-acid sequence is MNLDNPIFQDANAAREHLEAMQWPNGPVCPHCGNVDGERITTMKGKAHRPGLYNCMECRKQFSVTVGTVFERSKIALNKWLLATFLVASSKKGMSAHQLHRMLGVTYKTAWFMAHRIREAMKEDVSSSGPIGGEGKTIEADETYIGKREDQAMPAYREGKPYKSKKLGTKKQTVFALVERGGRVRSFHVPSATKEGLREILFTNAPRTSTLYTDESRFYTETGKEYAGHETVNHSAKEYARGIVHTNTIENVFSVFKRGMTGVYQHCAEKHLHRYLAEFDFRYNRRTALKISDQERHDMLLAAIRGKRLTYRRIGEAANA
- a CDS encoding response regulator transcription factor, whose protein sequence is MNSEISYRPFLNRDRLVHIVDSDEPTCDGLDVLFRLEGFQTAISRNSDDFIARFGQRRPDVVILNFDLEGEDMLPALRRIKDMRSGIPVFMLADRPLVDGTVEAMRSGASDVFVKPVDSERFVRAVRDTLRRDVHVKPSHDGHREVEIRGFSQLTPREREVLQLVTNGQSNKEAGRELGISPRTIEVHRARVMEKLGARNTADLIRIVLTS
- a CDS encoding glyoxalase superfamily protein is translated as MAKSLRSALAKYEHELSHGQCLELVARQLGCADWNVLAARETSKSPPDLQMPEGWFAASHSSREMFRMGVAPGLAGVAMIEARADTRIPPDMTGVLMRSFSARAFRAKRLRFSAQLKTQRATAGTIWMRVDPRGGGRYLRFDNMLNRTENGALKGDADWIERNIVLDVSYSAESIHIWVSS